The DNA segment ATCAAACTGGAAATGGTAACAGTCCCATCATCGTTAAATAGAGAACCACTAAGAGGAGAAAAACTGGGAAGTGTCAAACTACAATTGATTACAACGTTGGACATATTCGACACAATCCCTGAATGAGTTGCTCCTGCGGTAATCGTACAAGTTTGGTTAGGTGGATTTGTAAAAACGACAATCTGATAATCCACACCACCTGGAATGGTACTTGGGAATGTGAAATTTGTGACACCTGGGTTAATGCTGATCGATTGGGTAGGAAAAGCAGGAGATCCTCCCGTTTGCACCAAATCTAAAGTCACTGGTCCACCTAATACACTTGTTGTTGTACCCCCAGGACTTGAAACTGAACCACTGACTAAAAATGCATTGCTACAATTGACAGCAAAGTTTGTAGGTCCGTTTCCTACTGTTACTGTACTAGACGATAATGTACAAACTCCAGAAGTGATGACTCCTCCTGGGTTATCAACGGTTACAGTAAAATTTCCACCACTTAAATAGGTTCCTGGGAAGGCGAAAGTCCCATCGGCAGTGACATTAATTGTATTGGAACCATCTAATGTCAGTTTTAGTTCATTTCCTACTGTGAGTGTACCTAAAATTCCAATGACTTGGGCACTGACAGCATAAGAATTGGTTGTACAATTGATGCTTGCGGATATGGGTGACGCAACCATCGTACCATTTGTGACAACAGGTGTTGTTATGGAACAAGTTTGGCTAGGGTTAGTCGGTTGGCTTATGATACTAAAATTATAAGTCTCACCCACAGGAAGTGGTGGAAATGAAAAACTTCCACTATTGACATTGATGACATCAGTCCCAACACCAGTTACATTTTGTAATTGTAATCCATTCCCAGAAAGTCCAGTTGCCGTTCCACTGATGAGATACAATGCACTCCCACAAACTACCTGTATCCCTTCAATGTTTCCATTGAGTACTGTTCCTTGGCCTGAAGAGACGATACAATTTTGAATGGGGGAACTTGGAGGTGTTTTGACTGTTACTTTATAATTGGCACCAGAATTTATTTTTTTAGTGAAGGTATACGTGCCATTTGTACTGATATCCATCACCTCACCGTTGTTTTCGATTTGTAATCCAGTTCCGAGTAAACCAGAGACTTGAAAACTAACAGAATAAGATAGGGTATTTGCTTGGAGAAACCGTAATGTTGTAAACGTTTCGAGTAAGGAACGATTGATTGTAGGAAACGAACATCCAAAGGTAGGAAGCAAAAATAAGGATATGATGAATTTCTGAAGGAATCTTTTTCCAATGATCCAATCATTCCGATCTAACAATTTCATTTCTAAAGAAGAGTAACAACTGAGAGGTGATTTCGTCTAGAGAAAATCTAAATTTTTAGAAAATAGACGCTGTTTCCAACAAAGAAAAACTGATTTGGATGATAGACCTATCGCATCCACATTAAGATTCATTCTCATTCGAATGAGAACCAAGTTCAATGCGTACATACAAAGTTTGGAAATTTATTTTTAGTGAATGTTCTTGGTTTTTTCTCGCAATTCACTTGATTTTGTTTAATCTATGTTTCCAAGTAGACCTTTTGATTTTAAAAATTCTGGATTGTAAATTTTGGACTGGTATTTGGTTCCTGTGTCACATAACACGGTCACGATGGTGTGCCCTGGTCCCAATTGTTTCGCAATTTGGTAAGCAGCTGCCAAATTGATCCCCACACTACCTCCCATAAACAAACCATCCTCTCGGAGTACTTTTTGTAAGATATTGAGTGCTTCCTTGTCATGGATACGAACCGCGTCATCGGCTGGCATTCCTTCCATATTTTTTGTGATCCTTCCTTGGCCAATTCCTTCTGTGATAGAAGCACCTTCAATGGTAATGGTCCCTGTTTTGACATATGAATACACGCCAGAACCATGTGGGTCACAAACGATACATTTGACGTTTGGATTTTTGGACTTAAGATACAAAGCGGTTCCAGCATACGTACCACCGGTTCCGATAGATGTGGTCCACACATCAATTTTACCCTGTGTTTGGTTCCAAATTTCAGGACCCGTGGTTTCAAAATGTGCGTTTCGATTGGCAAGGTTATCAAATTGGTTCGCCCAAAGTGAATTGGGTGTTTCCTTTGCAATTTGTTCTGAGACTCGTACATAATTTCCCGGATTGGAATAAGGAACTGCTGGAACCAAAATCAACTCAGCGCCTAACGTATGTAACATATCAATTTTTTCTTTCGATTGGGTTTCTGGGATGACAATGATGGTTTTATATCCTTTTGCATTACAGATATGAGTGAGTCCAATACCTGTATTCCCAGCTGTACCTTCCACAACCGTTCCCCCTTTTTTGAGAAGGCCTTTTTTTTCTGCATCTTCAATGATGTACAAAGCTGCTCGGTCTTTGACAGAACCACCTGGGTTTAGGAATTCCGCTTTGCCGAGAATTTCACATCCAGTTTCTTCACTTAATGAATGGATACGTATGAGGGTTGTATTTCCAATTGTGCCAATAAATCCATTTCTAATATCTGTTTTCATGAGAATACACTTGACTCCTTATCATTAGACATCAATTTCCAAGTTTATGTACAAGTCCCTTCGTCAGTGGTTTGCACCAGCACCCGCGATCCCACAAAAATCGAAAGAAGAAATTTTAACTCTTTATCCAAAACTAAGGTTTCAAGTATTGGAGTCGACTTTCATCGGTTATACGGTATACTATTTAACACGTAATAATTTTTCTCCCGTTTCGAAAGAAATTGGGGAAGCATTGTCTTATTCCAAATCTGATTTGGGTGACATCTTAGCTGTAACTGCCATCACTTATGGAATTGGAAAATTTTTTATGGGGGCATTGTCAGATCGTTCCAATCCTAAAAAATTTATGGCAGTTGGATTATTACTCACTGCCATTTTAAATTTTTCATTTGGATTTGCGAATCATTATTGGATCCACTTATTTTTGTGGGGAGCCAACGGCCTGGTTCAAGGTATGGGTTGGCCTCCATGTGGTCGCTCCTTGGGGCATTGGTATTCCGTGAGGGAAAGGGGTACTACGTTTGCATTTTGGAATATTGCACATAATATCGGAGGAGGGATTGTTGGAGTTGTTGCTTCTCATTCTGCTGCAAAATTTGGTTGGCAATATGCTTTTTTTGTTCCGGGTGTGATTGCCATACTCGGAAGTGTTTATTTATACTTTCGACTTGTGGACACACCGCAGTCTGAAGGACTTCCACCCATAGAAGAGTATAGAAATGATTATCCACCTGAAGAAAAAGAGAATCATGAAGAAGAGTTAACCACCAAGCAACTGATTGTTGAACAAGTTTTATTAAATAAATATATTTGGTTATTTGCTATCATCAATTTTTTTGTTTATATCATCCGGTATAGTTTAATTGATTGGGGTCCAACATATTTAAAGGAAACAAAAGGTGCGGATTTACTTGGTGGAGGATATTCCACTTTGATTTTAGAATTCGGTGGAATTGGATCTACAATTCTGATGGGATGGGTTTCCGACAAGTTTGATGGAAGAAGGGGAATGGTCAGTTTACTTTGTATCATTCCTATCTTCTTTGCATTTTTAGGAATTTTATTCAATCCTCCAGGAAATATCTGGATCGACTACGTTCTGTTTGGTTTGATTGGACTATTCATTTACCCTCCAGTGATGTTGTTAGGTGTAGCAGGAATGGATTTTACATCCAAAAAAGCAGTTGGTACAGCAGCTGGATTTATTGGGTTATTTGGATCACTCGGACGCACCGCACAAGGGAAAGGAATTGCTGTTTTATCAACAAATTATTCCTGGGAAGTTGCCCTCGGAGCAATTCTTGTTTCCACTCTCATTGCCATTTTCCTTTTGATTTTTAGTTGGAATCTGCGTCCCAGAGGTTAAATCAATTGACGAACGAATTGTTTGGAATTCAATTTACGTGTTATGAATCTAGGCAAAAAAATCTCAATCGGAATCATTGGAATCATCGCTGTCCCACTTGTTTTGGCAATATTTTTACCATCAAGTTACCAAGTGGAAAGGACAATTGACATTACAAAACCAGCAAGTGATGTATTTGCATTCATTCGTTTGTTAAAGAACCAAGACCAATATAGTGTATGGGCAAAACGTGATCCCGATATGAAAAAGATTTTTAGAGGGGAAGACGGAACAGTTGGTTTTGTGTCCCGATGGGAAAGCCAAGTGAAAGACGTTGGTGTCGGTGAA comes from the Leptospira ellinghausenii genome and includes:
- a CDS encoding MFS transporter, whose translation is MYKSLRQWFAPAPAIPQKSKEEILTLYPKLRFQVLESTFIGYTVYYLTRNNFSPVSKEIGEALSYSKSDLGDILAVTAITYGIGKFFMGALSDRSNPKKFMAVGLLLTAILNFSFGFANHYWIHLFLWGANGLVQGMGWPPCGRSLGHWYSVRERGTTFAFWNIAHNIGGGIVGVVASHSAAKFGWQYAFFVPGVIAILGSVYLYFRLVDTPQSEGLPPIEEYRNDYPPEEKENHEEELTTKQLIVEQVLLNKYIWLFAIINFFVYIIRYSLIDWGPTYLKETKGADLLGGGYSTLILEFGGIGSTILMGWVSDKFDGRRGMVSLLCIIPIFFAFLGILFNPPGNIWIDYVLFGLIGLFIYPPVMLLGVAGMDFTSKKAVGTAAGFIGLFGSLGRTAQGKGIAVLSTNYSWEVALGAILVSTLIAIFLLIFSWNLRPRG
- a CDS encoding cysteine synthase A, with amino-acid sequence MKTDIRNGFIGTIGNTTLIRIHSLSEETGCEILGKAEFLNPGGSVKDRAALYIIEDAEKKGLLKKGGTVVEGTAGNTGIGLTHICNAKGYKTIIVIPETQSKEKIDMLHTLGAELILVPAVPYSNPGNYVRVSEQIAKETPNSLWANQFDNLANRNAHFETTGPEIWNQTQGKIDVWTTSIGTGGTYAGTALYLKSKNPNVKCIVCDPHGSGVYSYVKTGTITIEGASITEGIGQGRITKNMEGMPADDAVRIHDKEALNILQKVLREDGLFMGGSVGINLAAAYQIAKQLGPGHTIVTVLCDTGTKYQSKIYNPEFLKSKGLLGNID
- a CDS encoding SRPBCC family protein; this translates as MNLGKKISIGIIGIIAVPLVLAIFLPSSYQVERTIDITKPASDVFAFIRLLKNQDQYSVWAKRDPDMKKIFRGEDGTVGFVSRWESQVKDVGVGEQEIKMINVETLEMQTELRFFEPFEGTERSYMKVSSLDPKKSKVIWGFDGSMPYPFNLMLLFMNFEEMIGNDFEEGLSNLKQVLEK